The Ananas comosus cultivar F153 linkage group 4, ASM154086v1, whole genome shotgun sequence region TTCTACGTGTCCTTTCGCTATTGGGTTTCTTAAAAGGGATCTTAGTCGCTAAGACTTAATCCGCGGACGAGGAAGCGGGGCATGAAGAAGAGTCGGTTCGGGTCGGATTCGCTGTAAATCTTTCGGATTTTCGGGTCAGGATGTATATCCAATTAGAAGTCGGTTTTGTCATACACAATCATCTGGTATCTTCTATGACTGaagctattaaaaaaatagttaatttcAAACTGGTCCCTatattaaattacaaatatatttctacaaaattcaactttcatattttgttcctacaaaagttctaatatttttgaatatatcACTGcagttagaatccgttagaaagcTTAAGTtaactataaattaaatatttaattctgaTTAGTTTGTAAgctaatttgaataaaaattgtaAGTATGGTTTGTAATGTTATACTACAAAATAACTCAATTATAGCCACAATACACTTTACTACATCAgatcaaatgaaataaattattcgGATCATCAAATAAGACCCGACCCGTTTGTGGGTGACGATTGTAACGTCTCTCAAAGCGACGTTGGAGGAGTGGGCGGCTGAGAAGTGAGAAGTAGCCGTTGGAAGTGGAGCTGAATTTAACTGGTCAACAAGTAGCCGTTGGAATAGGGCATGAAGGGTTATTTTTGTCATTTCACTGGTCATTCttttatgggaaaacttcaaaaactcctatttggtttcacactttttcattttagtaccatgtgatttaaagtgtatcaagttagtaccttatggtttctcactttatcactttagtaccctgtggtttaaagtgtatcaagttagtaccttgtggttttgcactttatcactttagtaccctgtggtttcacactttatcactttagtaccctatagtttaaaaaaccacagggtgctaatttgatacaaaatcaaaaccacagagtactaaagtgataaaatgccaaaccacagggtactaacttgatacactttaaaccacagagtactaaagtgatagagtgagaaaccacaaggtactaacttgatacattttaaacaacaagatactaaaatgaaaaaaattgaaaccacaagtagagtttttgaagttttcccttcttTTATTATGGTAAAGATGTATAGAATCATCAATCAAATATATCTACTGTGTTGTTTTATATCGTTGAAACTGTACTGTGATCCTTCGACTTTATGCAACTCTGAAATGGCCCTCTCAGATAAATTAATGAGTGTATTAAATTTACTGatcatttaattaaaatttaaaagaaaaagtagttttttaataaatagCGAAAAGAGTtacaaatttaatgaaatttttatttaaattaatgaaattagctcaaattagaaaattagaagttaaaagACTCATGTGgtttaattttccttttttgagaaaaagaaagcacattactctctttatttaatttttttaaaaaaatttaattgaaaatgtaaagtagcTAGATAACATGTTGccccatttatttatttagtttttttaaaaataaatttaactaaaaatataaattaattaggctTCGAATTTTGAATCTCGAGTACTAATCATAAAGTTCTTTATCATCTGCAGCGTTACGTTGTGTAAacataccatgtgaaacaaccgttgtactctaaaagctagaacggtgtttaaatatttttatatttaacactccccctcacgtctgggctcgagactttttaatcggcccatgacgtgggcttgaattaaatgggaggaaattaatatgctaggagcctggcgtgattcgaactcaggatctcctactctgataccatgtgaaacaactgttgtacCCATGTgaaaccgttgtactctaaaagcttaagctgttagagaacggtgtttaaatatttttatatttaacatgtgaaataaccgttgtactctaaaagcttaagctgtagagaacggtgttttaaacattttttatatttaacactccccctcacgtctgggctcgagactttttttaatcggcccatgacgtgggcttaaattaaataggaggaaattaatatgctaggagcctgacgtgactcgaactcaggacttcctgctctgataccatgtgaagcaaccgttgtactctaaaaacttaagctgttagagaacgatgtttaaacatttttatatttaacatgtgaaacaaccgttgtactctaaaagcttaagctgttagagaacggtgttttaaatattttttatatttaacactccccctcacgtctggactCGAGACTTTTTTTAATCGGTCCATGACGTGGgcttaaattaaatgggaggaaattaatatgctaggagcctgacgTGACTCAAACTCAGgatctcctgctctgataccatgtgaaacaaccgttgtactctaaaaacttaagctgttagagaacggtgttttaaacaatttttatatttaacacgtTGGATTAGCAGTTCCATGCATTTTCACTTTGAGTGGTGTACATACTACTCAAGCAAGCCCAAACCTGATCCCTTTAAAGTCCTTGTCAATCTATAGAGACTTGATCAAGGTCCAAGTCCAAGATAATGAGTGGCGTTTTCTGAATCCTCTCTACGGATTCAAACCAGGaaaaataaaagacaaaatTTACCATGTTGTACACATTGGAACGGAATTGACTAGGGTTTGATCTTACACTTTGACTTAGGATGATGACTCGTGAGACTCCAACTTCAAAGATCACCTGGGCATGCATCATCGTGATAGTGTTTGCTTACACCAGTTTAAACGTTTTGAATCCGTTAAAGTTTTCGTAAAAttgtagaaaattaaatttgaaaaaatcaaCATATTCTAGAAATGCTGTTGATTATCGCGTCGATTGTTAAATTAAGGACTCGCTTAAACACAAAACATTAAACTTATATAAGTGAATAAGCTCTTCGTGTGATAGAGATAGATTATTTAGATTAGAAGTTTTATCTAATATCGAGCTATTAATTGTGGCTATATGTTTCTACCACGATGATTGTAGCCGTTCTTTgttaaaacattaaaaagagAAGATTATAAaagcttctaaattttttaacattttataataaaaaataatgcttTATCTACTATGTTAGTACTAAACTAGGCTTAGGTTACAGTAAAAATTATCTTAGGGAAAAGCAAGCGGTGTCGTACTTCTAAAGTGGCAAAGATCGTCTAACCAACTATACTTCACATGGATATTCAAGAGCATAAGAAGAGATttctattataattttacaatatcaaacgagtaaaaataaaatttatttatttattttttgagtctttcaaatatattagttATAGTGCACGTACGGTACacgttatatttaattaaattaaatttaaatatatattttaaatttaaattattatttggtgGTTCGTGAATTTGGCAACCCATTTTTTCAAACTTAGACTTAAATGCCCACAGGGAACAGGTGGATTAGCACAGTGTACAGCTAAtgtggtgcaccgggtgcatccgataatttttttccttttttttttatagcgcATATCCCAACGTACGTGAATATTTTTATTGCACGCATGGATGGACTCATATCTAGCTGGTGAGCGATGGAGCTCCACAGCATGCATGCGGAGCTGGGACTCGTGTCTACGTCACGAGCGCGTGCCCACACGCGTCGCGCCGCGCATGCCCCTTACACTTCCTCTCCCTCGCACGTGTCGCCTTCCTCTTGCGCGCCCCACCGCTGTAGGGGCTTATAAATTAAGCTCGGgccatctccctctctctgcgTGGTCTGGTGAACACGGATAAATGCGGTTTGGTTTCTTATAATTGACACACCGAGAATTGAGGAGGTGTACGTAGTAGTGGCGCGTACGTACgtagttttttaaaaagaagCTGCTGCTTCTatcacacagagagagagagaggtgttgcGAGGAgtggtgagagggagagggatggCGACGGAGCAGGAGAGGGCGGAGCTCGATCGGAGGGCGAGGGAGGGGGAGGTGGTGGTCCCCGGCGGCACCGGCGGAAAAAGCCTCCAGGCGCAAGAGCACTTGGCTGAAGGTATACACAgaatgtaaatcttacactttTTGCATTCAAAAGTTTACGAAATTTCTTAATATTAACATGTCAGTAGAAAAAGGATGGTATTGTTCAATTGTTAATATGACCTATGTTTTTTAACTAAGTATTTTTCATTCATTAAACGTACAGTTGTTAGAAAATGTGAATAGTGATGATGccaatatctttttctttataatattattctaatattttgtattttttacaaaaaattaaattatgtataGGGCGCAGTCGAGGAGGGCAGACGAGGAGGGAACAGATTGGGACGGAAGGGTACAGAGAGATGGGGCGCAAGGGCGGGCTGAGCACCACGGACGAGTCCGGCGGAGAGCGTGCCGCCCGCGAGGGTATCACGATCGACGAGTCCAAGTACAAGACCAGCTCCCAGGACTGAGCCTTACGCTCTCAGAGTTGTGTGATCTTTGGCTGTGTTTATGATGTcacatgtacatatatagtGTGGCTGCTGTGGTTAGTGGAAAGTGGAAACATGTTAGTGCCGTCGCGGTTTAGAGTGTGGACGAAGTCCTCCTTTACGAGGCTCGTTTTGGTTTTGACCCTTCACGTTAATTTCTGGAGCCTCTCTTTTCTGTatcattttgtatatatatatatatatataagtgcgTTGCAATACACAGCGTTCTGTTCCTGCCTCCTACTTTGCGTTCTCTTCCAAAAGTACACCAAAAATAGAGACTTTTTTTaagtaattataaaattttgaatgttcaACACAAGGGAGTGAGAATGAATCAAGCATATATAGGTGGCGCTCTGACTCTTAGCATTCCTAATATTATAAGTAGGGTTTTTCCTTTTTGGTCTCTCTTTTGCTTCACATTTCATTCACAGTTCACCATCGCACATTCATATCCAATAAAGCAATAGGTGGGGGGAATTGATAACAATTGTCAGAGcgaaaaagttttaaaatcatTGCCAGATACATTGTGTTTGCTGTCGCAGTATCAGTTGTTCTAAATATATCAACCCTCATACGAGTAATATGGGGAAAGAGGATGTAAACAAATTAGAACAACCCATAAGAGGTCTGAATCAAGCGATTCGTAGTGCTCCAACTTCCTTTGGTGCATGCGAATAAATTAATTACCCCCACATACGCTGTATATGAAGAGGAATTAATGCCTCGAAGGTTAAATCCAAATCAATTATGCTAACTTGTTTATGTGGGTTGTGTATTGCTCAGTGACTAGTAGCCAAGGCTGTTACCAAGAGACCCAAAACAAAGAAGGGTTGTGCGGTAGCCTGTACATAAAAATGTTAAATAAAAGGttcaaatattaataattttttgtagGGTAACAATGTACTCCTAAAAATTTTATGAGATCactattatgtttttttttttttacaattttattttcgatTTTAGATTCTAGAGTATGGCTAACTGAGCTTTCAAAAAGAGAAGTTAGCTAACTGGTACATTGTTTTGTATGCATTACCTGATATTTGACATCATACTTCACGGGGTCCTCCAAGAAAAACTGGAACTGCAAAGAACAATCAGTTAGAAGAGACTAATAAGAAACAAATTAAGCATTCCATGCATGTTTTAATTCGTTTATTATTTATGCAAGTAATAGCAAATTGAGAAGTTCTGAACTCATCAACGAGAAGCTCCCGACATCCTAAAAGCAACTCTTTTCGCTTATTCTTGTGATTATCAGCAGTTATAGCAAGTAAATTTGTACGTAATACCTGAAAAAACACCTGTGGAAGTATCAGCCCAAGCAAGGCTAATGCATAAAATGGTTTACCGGCACCAAGCAGGTAGCCTGAAACACCAAACATCAACCAAGATCATAAGAAcattcagaaaagaaaaaaagaaaaaaaagaaaaaacagacgTCTCAAATCTCAGTGAGTTTGGACTGTTATTCGGAAGATTTTTTAAGATATCTAAATGGCTGAATAAAAATGAAAGATAAGAGCAGTAAAATTAAGATGGTGCTTCATACCTGCAATGGTTATCTGAGTAATGTCAATTGCTCCAACACATATCCATTTGGCTGTATCAATGCCAAAAACAACCGGAAGAGACTACAAATAATCAGACATCAAAACATTTAGCACTGCTCTTAATTTCAAACCCAAATTCTCACATTTTGCAACAATACATTCTGCAggtaaaaaagataaagaaatgaATGACCTGCATTCCCAAAGTGTCGTCACCTTCGATGCTTTTAAAATCATTTACAATGGCAATTCCGAGCTAAAACAGCAAAAGACATAACATGTTTAGGGATTAGCAAATATCAAAAGTGAAAATTAACCATCTTGATGAGACAGTACCCCAGCTATGCTATAGAGAAGTGTGAGGACGATGATGTCGGGATTAAGAGTTCCAAACAAAGCTTGACCCGCCCACCTATTGTTCAAAAGGTAAGAGTTATTTTAACAGAGTGTAGAATTAAGATCGATGAAATTCAACAAGCGATCCAAAATAGGTGTTGTACCATGGCAAACTGATGTAGCTAGCACCTAATGCAAAATTTCCGATCCATCCATTTTGCTTAAGCTGCAGCATACCATATTTGTTGAgtgaagaaaaatagaaaagat contains the following coding sequences:
- the LOC109708456 gene encoding em protein H5-like; translated protein: MATEQERAELDRRAREGEVVVPGGTGGKSLQAQEHLAEGRSRGGQTRREQIGTEGYREMGRKGGLSTTDESGGERAAREGITIDESKYKTSSQD